A genomic window from Halomonas sp. LR3S48 includes:
- the pqqD gene encoding pyrroloquinoline quinone biosynthesis peptide chaperone PqqD, which yields MNALAVPTLRPGWRLQWEQAQGRHVLLYPEGMVQLNDSAGAILSLVDGERDVAALIDELTWRYPEAPSEELAQDVIEFFVDALQQGWIHHD from the coding sequence ATGAACGCCCTGGCGGTGCCGACGTTGCGCCCCGGCTGGCGCCTGCAGTGGGAGCAGGCCCAGGGGCGGCATGTGCTGCTCTATCCCGAGGGCATGGTGCAGCTCAACGACAGTGCCGGGGCGATCCTGTCGCTGGTCGACGGTGAGCGCGATGTCGCCGCGCTGATCGACGAGCTCACCTGGCGCTACCCGGAGGCACCGAGCGAGGAACTCGCCCAGGATGTCATCGAGTTCTTCGTCGACGCCTTGCAGCAGGGCTGGATTCATCATGATTGA
- the pqqE gene encoding pyrroloquinoline quinone biosynthesis protein PqqE, translating to MIDTTRSQAGGGAVGPPLWLLAELTYRCPLQCAYCSNPLDFAAVKEELTTDEWIEVLTQARAMGAVQMGFSGGEPLVRQDLETLVAEARRLGFYTNLITSGLGLDEARIAALHEAGLDHIQISLQASDPEVAAAVAGSPKAHAKKLAMARAVKAAGYPMVLNVVLHRHNIDRLDDIIALCDELGADAVELANCQMYGWAQLNREGLLPSREQLEVAEATTARWRERLAAQGRDMRLLFVVPDYYAERPKACMGGWGAIFMTVAPDGAVLPCHSARMLPMTFPNVRERPLREIWYDSEAFNRYRGDAWMSEPCRSCDERHQDVGGCRCQAYLLTGDATATDPACSLSPDHHLIEAARREADASAPSMEALTPRNVHESKVFCRQ from the coding sequence ATGATTGATACCACTCGTTCCCAGGCCGGCGGGGGAGCTGTCGGTCCCCCCCTGTGGCTGCTCGCAGAACTCACCTATCGCTGCCCGCTGCAGTGCGCCTACTGCTCCAACCCGCTCGACTTCGCCGCGGTGAAGGAGGAGCTAACCACCGACGAGTGGATCGAGGTGCTGACCCAGGCCCGTGCCATGGGGGCGGTACAGATGGGCTTCTCCGGCGGCGAGCCGCTGGTGCGCCAGGACCTCGAGACGCTGGTGGCCGAGGCGCGCCGGCTCGGCTTCTATACCAACCTGATCACCTCCGGGCTGGGGCTCGACGAGGCGCGCATCGCGGCGCTGCACGAGGCCGGGCTCGACCATATCCAGATCAGCCTGCAGGCCTCCGACCCTGAGGTCGCCGCGGCGGTGGCCGGCTCGCCCAAGGCCCACGCCAAGAAGCTGGCCATGGCGCGCGCGGTCAAGGCCGCCGGCTACCCCATGGTGCTCAACGTGGTGCTGCACCGGCACAACATCGACCGCCTCGACGACATCATCGCCCTGTGCGACGAGCTGGGCGCCGACGCCGTGGAGCTGGCCAATTGCCAGATGTACGGCTGGGCCCAGCTCAATCGCGAGGGGCTGCTGCCCAGCCGCGAGCAGCTCGAGGTGGCCGAGGCCACCACCGCCCGCTGGCGCGAGCGGCTGGCGGCGCAGGGGCGCGACATGCGCCTGCTGTTCGTGGTACCCGACTACTACGCCGAGCGCCCCAAGGCGTGCATGGGCGGCTGGGGCGCGATCTTCATGACCGTGGCGCCCGACGGCGCGGTGCTGCCCTGCCACAGCGCGCGGATGCTGCCGATGACGTTCCCCAACGTGCGCGAACGCCCGCTGCGCGAGATCTGGTACGACAGCGAGGCCTTCAACCGCTACCGCGGCGACGCCTGGATGAGCGAGCCTTGCCGCAGCTGCGACGAACGCCACCAGGACGTCGGTGGTTGCCGCTGCCAGGCCTACCTGCTGACCGGCGATGCCACCGCCACCGACCCGGCCTGCTCGCTGTCGCCGGATCATCACCTGATCGAGGCCGCCCGCCGCGAGGCCGACGCCAGCGCACCCTCCATGGAGGCGCTGACCCCACGCAACGTGCACGAGTCGAAGGTGTTCTGCCGTCAGTGA
- the ercA gene encoding alcohol dehydrogenase-like regulatory protein ErcA, producing MSSSIAQLRKFVAPEIIFGDGSRHAVANYAQTFGAHNILLVSDPGVLAAGWVAEVEADLAACGIPCRCFLQVSPNPRAEEVMAGARVYRDFGCDAIVAVGGGSPMDCAKGIGIVVAHDGHILDFEGVDTIRVPIPPLIFIPSTAGTSADVSQFAIISDPQRRMKFSIISKAVVPDVSLIDPQVTLTMDPFLTACTGVDALVHAIEAFVSTGSGPLTDTHALEAMRLINANLVALVGNPHDGELRAQVMLGSMQAGLAFSNAILGAVHAMSHSLGGFLDLPHGLCNSMLLEHVVAFNFEAAPERFTRVAQTLGIDCRGLSQSMIKQRLIAHLVELKRAVGLDGTLGSAGVRSSDVPFLAEHAVEDPCILTNPRQSCLRDVAVVYEEAL from the coding sequence ATGTCGAGCAGCATCGCCCAGTTACGCAAGTTCGTGGCTCCTGAGATCATCTTCGGCGACGGCTCCCGTCACGCCGTCGCCAACTATGCCCAGACCTTCGGGGCGCATAACATCCTGCTGGTCTCCGACCCGGGTGTGCTGGCCGCCGGCTGGGTCGCCGAGGTCGAGGCCGACCTGGCTGCCTGCGGCATTCCCTGCCGCTGCTTCCTGCAGGTATCGCCGAATCCGCGTGCCGAAGAGGTCATGGCGGGGGCGCGGGTCTATCGCGACTTCGGCTGCGACGCCATCGTGGCGGTGGGGGGCGGCAGTCCCATGGACTGCGCCAAGGGTATCGGCATCGTGGTGGCCCACGACGGGCACATTCTCGACTTCGAGGGCGTCGACACCATCCGCGTGCCGATTCCGCCGCTGATTTTCATTCCCTCGACCGCGGGCACTTCGGCCGACGTCTCCCAGTTCGCGATCATCTCCGATCCCCAGCGGCGCATGAAGTTCTCGATCATCAGCAAGGCGGTCGTGCCCGACGTCTCGCTGATCGATCCTCAGGTCACGCTGACCATGGATCCTTTCCTGACCGCCTGCACCGGGGTCGACGCGCTGGTGCACGCTATCGAGGCCTTCGTCTCCACCGGCAGCGGGCCGTTGACCGACACCCATGCGCTGGAGGCGATGCGTTTGATCAATGCAAACCTCGTTGCACTGGTCGGCAATCCTCACGACGGCGAACTGCGCGCCCAGGTAATGCTGGGCAGCATGCAGGCGGGGCTGGCCTTCTCCAACGCCATCCTGGGCGCGGTGCATGCCATGTCGCACAGCCTGGGTGGCTTCCTCGACCTGCCGCATGGGCTGTGCAATTCGATGCTCCTCGAACACGTGGTCGCCTTCAACTTCGAGGCGGCGCCGGAGCGCTTCACCCGGGTGGCGCAGACCCTCGGCATCGACTGCCGCGGCCTGTCGCAGAGCATGATCAAGCAGCGGCTCATCGCGCATCTGGTCGAGCTCAAGCGGGCCGTGGGGCTCGACGGCACGCTGGGCAGTGCCGGTGTGCGTAGCAGCGACGTGCCGTTCCTGGCCGAACACGCCGTGGAGGATCCCTGCATCCTGACCAACCCGCGGCAATCCTGCCTGCGAGACGTGGCGGTGGTCTACGAAGAGGCACTCTAG
- a CDS encoding ATP-binding protein: protein MLRYPLRLKLVSAAALIFFTAALVVVGLAAWRQEQLHQSVIEDAAWHAYKLDRDITQLRSDLALRAGNANSLEALRLRFELIYSRINLLQRGDINRALAEVSQSDRLLSDLIVRIDDLDRLLQEIGQLEEEERWVLSDRLERVGGLTEQLIIAVNGHLAESATHDRMVLQTLYALLLALILAMSLAVMLVIVFLVREARDNAQARRSLESLSRKLQTTASRAEAASQSKSEFLATVSHEIRTPLNGVIGMSDLLLDQPIDAQSREYARTLHVSAARLLELINDILDFSKIESGKLELERRSFRLAALIEDACGLFAPRARAKGLELAVQVSPALPEQLMGDPTRLRQVLLNLLSNAIKFTEHGEVRVEATQSATGRLNLAVCDTGPGIAEDKLAWLFEPFRQGDASTARRYGGTGLGLAISRRLAEAMNGTIGVDSRPGQGSCFWIELPLEPAQGDHEPEMPETTLLEPAVGGRVLLVEDDPVNQQVAVALLERLGCHVSVVDSGRRALALAGREAFDMIFMDVQMSGMDGLETTRRLRAASDWRARVPVVAMTAGGPGAERERCLAAGMTDYLVKPLRRGELAASLRHGLAGRRSPRTPGLPVEEGSPSDPVDEGVLGELRETLGEKALATLFAVHREQLQQHAVNLQSAWEQDDMVQLEEGAHRIKGESGSLGGRRLAEVAGRLERFAHARQRDEAATELQALLASIPVTLETLESWLTDRQGER from the coding sequence ATGCTGCGCTATCCGTTACGACTGAAGCTGGTGTCAGCGGCGGCGCTGATCTTCTTCACCGCGGCTCTGGTGGTGGTGGGATTGGCGGCCTGGCGGCAGGAGCAACTCCACCAGAGCGTGATCGAGGACGCGGCCTGGCACGCCTACAAGCTCGACCGGGACATTACCCAGCTGCGCAGCGACCTGGCCTTGAGGGCAGGGAACGCGAACTCCCTCGAAGCGCTGCGACTGCGCTTCGAGCTCATCTACAGCCGTATCAACCTGCTGCAGCGCGGCGACATCAACCGAGCGCTCGCCGAGGTGTCCCAGTCCGACCGGCTGCTGTCCGACCTGATCGTGCGCATCGACGACCTCGATCGCCTGCTTCAGGAGATCGGCCAACTGGAAGAGGAAGAGCGCTGGGTCTTGTCCGACCGGCTGGAACGTGTGGGAGGTCTGACCGAGCAGTTGATCATTGCCGTCAACGGTCATCTTGCCGAGTCGGCGACGCATGATCGCATGGTGCTGCAGACCCTCTATGCGCTGCTGCTGGCGCTGATCCTGGCCATGAGCCTGGCCGTTATGCTGGTGATCGTCTTCCTGGTGCGCGAGGCGCGCGACAATGCCCAGGCGCGTCGTTCGCTGGAATCCCTGAGTCGCAAGCTCCAGACCACTGCCAGCCGGGCCGAGGCCGCCAGCCAGTCGAAATCGGAGTTCCTGGCCACGGTCAGCCATGAGATCCGCACGCCGCTCAACGGCGTCATCGGCATGAGCGACCTGCTCCTGGACCAGCCGATCGATGCACAGTCGCGGGAATATGCCCGCACACTACACGTCAGCGCAGCTCGTCTACTGGAGCTGATCAACGACATTCTCGACTTTTCCAAGATCGAATCGGGCAAGCTGGAACTCGAGCGACGTTCGTTCCGCCTGGCCGCGTTGATCGAAGATGCCTGCGGACTCTTTGCGCCCCGCGCTCGGGCCAAGGGACTGGAGCTTGCGGTCCAGGTGTCGCCGGCCCTGCCCGAGCAACTGATGGGCGATCCAACCCGGTTGCGGCAGGTACTGCTCAATCTGCTCTCCAATGCCATCAAGTTCACCGAGCATGGCGAGGTACGCGTCGAGGCAACGCAGAGCGCGACGGGGCGGCTGAACCTGGCAGTCTGCGATACCGGTCCGGGAATCGCTGAAGACAAGCTGGCCTGGCTCTTCGAGCCCTTTCGCCAAGGCGATGCCTCGACGGCAAGGCGCTACGGCGGTACCGGGCTCGGTCTTGCCATCAGTCGGCGCCTGGCGGAGGCCATGAATGGCACCATCGGCGTGGACAGCCGCCCCGGTCAGGGAAGTTGCTTCTGGATAGAGCTGCCGCTGGAACCGGCCCAGGGCGACCATGAGCCGGAAATGCCCGAGACGACGCTGTTGGAACCCGCGGTAGGTGGCCGGGTGCTGCTGGTCGAGGATGATCCGGTGAACCAGCAGGTGGCGGTGGCGTTGCTCGAGCGCCTTGGCTGCCACGTCAGTGTGGTGGACAGTGGAAGAAGGGCGCTGGCGCTGGCCGGCCGGGAAGCTTTCGATATGATCTTCATGGATGTGCAAATGTCTGGCATGGACGGTTTGGAAACCACTCGTCGCTTGCGGGCGGCTAGCGACTGGCGCGCCAGAGTGCCGGTCGTGGCGATGACCGCGGGCGGCCCGGGAGCCGAGCGGGAGCGTTGCCTGGCAGCCGGCATGACGGATTATCTGGTGAAGCCGCTGCGGCGCGGCGAGCTGGCGGCCTCGCTGCGACATGGCTTGGCCGGGAGGAGAAGTCCTCGCACGCCAGGCCTGCCGGTGGAGGAGGGCTCGCCGAGCGATCCCGTTGATGAGGGCGTGCTAGGCGAACTGCGTGAAACGCTGGGAGAGAAAGCGCTCGCGACCCTGTTTGCCGTGCATCGAGAGCAGTTGCAGCAGCATGCCGTAAACCTTCAGTCCGCCTGGGAGCAAGATGACATGGTGCAACTGGAGGAAGGCGCGCACCGTATCAAGGGCGAGTCGGGCAGCCTGGGGGGGCGCCGGCTGGCCGAAGTGGCCGGGCGCCTGGAGCGATTCGCGCATGCTAGGCAGCGCGACGAGGCGGCGACCGAACTCCAGGCCCTGCTGGCCAGCATCCCCGTCACGCTAGAGACGCTGGAAAGCTGGCTGACCGATCGACAAGGGGAACGCTAG
- the pqqA gene encoding pyrroloquinoline quinone precursor peptide PqqA encodes MWTKPSFRDLRLGFEVTLYIANR; translated from the coding sequence ATGTGGACCAAGCCCAGCTTCCGGGATCTACGCCTCGGCTTCGAGGTCACCCTCTACATCGCCAACCGCTGA
- the pqqB gene encoding pyrroloquinoline quinone biosynthesis protein PqqB, which translates to MQVLILGSAAGGGFPQWNCNCANCCGVRQGRDGLNPRTQSSIAISMDGERWLLCNASPDIRAQLNAHPRLFPRRGLRDSGIAEVLLVDAQIDHASGLLSLREGCPIDVWCTASVRDDLTEGFPLFPMLSHWNGGLAWREIPLSDISRHCTFEVPSCPELEVTALSLHSNAPPYSPRRGSPSAGDNLGLLFRDRLTGGTLFYGPGLGQPSDAARALMAQADCVLVDGTLWHDDEMSRLGIADTTGREMGHLALAGERGMIAELDALPATTRRILIHINNTNPILDEASAERAVLERHAIEVAHDGMHFAL; encoded by the coding sequence ATGCAGGTGTTGATACTCGGTTCGGCCGCCGGGGGCGGGTTTCCGCAGTGGAACTGCAACTGTGCCAACTGCTGCGGGGTACGCCAGGGGCGTGACGGCCTGAACCCCCGGACGCAATCCTCCATTGCCATAAGCATGGATGGTGAGCGCTGGCTGCTGTGCAATGCCTCGCCCGACATCCGAGCCCAGCTCAATGCCCATCCGAGACTCTTCCCCCGGCGTGGCCTACGCGACAGCGGGATCGCCGAGGTGCTGCTGGTGGACGCCCAGATCGATCACGCCAGCGGGCTGCTGTCGCTACGCGAGGGCTGTCCCATCGATGTCTGGTGCACCGCGAGCGTCCGCGACGATCTGACCGAAGGCTTCCCGCTGTTTCCCATGCTGTCTCACTGGAACGGCGGTCTTGCCTGGCGTGAGATTCCTCTGTCGGACATCTCTCGGCATTGCACCTTCGAAGTGCCAAGCTGCCCTGAACTGGAGGTCACGGCATTGTCGCTGCACTCCAATGCGCCACCCTATTCCCCACGCCGCGGCTCGCCGTCCGCTGGCGACAATCTGGGGCTGCTGTTCCGCGACAGGCTGACGGGCGGCACGCTCTTCTATGGCCCTGGTCTGGGGCAGCCGAGCGACGCGGCGAGGGCACTGATGGCCCAGGCCGACTGCGTGCTGGTGGACGGCACCCTGTGGCACGACGACGAGATGTCGCGCCTGGGAATTGCCGACACCACGGGACGTGAAATGGGGCACCTCGCCCTGGCCGGCGAGCGGGGCATGATCGCCGAACTCGATGCCCTGCCGGCTACCACCCGACGCATCCTGATCCATATCAACAACACCAACCCCATCCTGGACGAGGCCTCCGCCGAGCGCGCCGTGCTGGAGCGGCACGCCATCGAGGTCGCCCACGACGGCATGCATTTCGCGCTGTGA
- a CDS encoding molybdopterin-dependent oxidoreductase codes for MSLLWPCRAVLTFSLLLFSSASLPVMAEQLPPPEGDVLLRVTGDIENTNVGDELHLDRKMLMSLSTRVTETSTPWTEGVGRFEGPLLRALLEAAGIRSEHVRIQALNEYETEVPVADFHEYDVILALERDGEPIAVRDLGPMFVLYPFDEHPQLLNETIRHRSVWHVGSIHVP; via the coding sequence ATGTCCCTGTTATGGCCCTGTCGCGCCGTCTTGACCTTCAGTCTACTGCTCTTTTCCAGCGCATCGTTGCCCGTCATGGCCGAACAGCTACCTCCCCCGGAAGGGGACGTGCTACTCCGGGTGACGGGCGATATCGAAAACACCAATGTTGGCGATGAGCTGCATCTCGATCGGAAGATGCTGATGTCGCTGTCCACACGGGTGACCGAGACGAGCACCCCCTGGACCGAAGGCGTCGGTCGCTTCGAGGGGCCGTTGCTTCGTGCTCTGCTGGAGGCAGCCGGCATACGCAGCGAGCATGTGCGGATCCAGGCCCTGAACGAGTACGAAACCGAAGTGCCGGTAGCCGACTTTCACGAGTATGACGTCATCCTGGCTCTCGAGCGCGACGGGGAGCCCATTGCCGTGCGCGATCTGGGGCCAATGTTCGTGCTCTACCCTTTCGACGAACATCCACAACTGCTCAACGAAACCATTCGCCATCGTTCGGTGTGGCATGTGGGCAGTATCCATGTTCCGTAA
- a CDS encoding NahK/ErcS family hybrid sensor histidine kinase/response regulator, translating into MKKPSDPDGLSVSELIGLGSQSARKSYYPELTARMAELEAERNRYKWLFENALHGIFQASLSGGLRAANPALASMLGDDDVATTLARCTTLAALFADPQDAREVQRRVIAEGRIVGYTTRLRGRGGRSVPVAMTVVKKPSNDEELVVEAFVADITEREQARRRLEQLNEQLETRVQDRTRALERLNEELRQEIGERRRIEAELREARDAAQQANRSKDRYLAAASHDLLQPMNAARLLVATLLERRLETEVSELAQRIHLSLEGAEELLTDLLDIARLDQDRVEPQLEPFALRDLTDSLAAEFSSLAAGQGLGFHHCVADAWIVSDYRLLARVLRNLLSNACRYTRKGGVLLGARRRGEALWIEVWDSGVGIPVDQLGAIFQEFHQVGVRHARDRKGVGLGLAIVERIVSRLGHEVTVRSWPGRGSCFAVRVPLGAAGCRQRLTAPSPAPETGLSGYRVLVIDNEPSILTSMEGLLGGWGMACSLALDAEEALAVSPQPPDLLLVDLHLDDGLTGDELVFRLREHWGCPQLPAVIITAERSDAWMQHLRAASLPYLNKPLRPGKLRAVLSQLLSHSDQE; encoded by the coding sequence TTGAAGAAACCCTCCGATCCCGATGGGCTCTCGGTCAGCGAGCTGATCGGCCTGGGCAGCCAGTCGGCGCGCAAGAGCTACTATCCCGAACTGACCGCGCGCATGGCCGAGCTCGAGGCCGAGCGCAACCGCTACAAGTGGTTGTTCGAAAATGCCCTGCACGGCATCTTCCAGGCGTCGCTGAGCGGGGGACTACGGGCCGCCAATCCGGCGCTCGCCAGCATGCTGGGTGACGACGACGTCGCCACCACCCTGGCGCGTTGTACGACCCTGGCGGCGCTGTTCGCCGATCCCCAGGACGCTCGCGAAGTGCAGCGGCGCGTCATCGCCGAAGGCCGGATCGTGGGCTATACCACCCGCCTGCGCGGCAGAGGGGGGCGCAGCGTGCCGGTGGCGATGACGGTGGTGAAGAAGCCGTCGAACGACGAAGAGCTGGTGGTGGAAGCCTTCGTTGCCGATATCACCGAGCGCGAGCAGGCGAGGCGCCGCCTCGAGCAGTTGAACGAGCAGCTCGAGACGCGCGTTCAGGACCGCACACGGGCGCTCGAGCGGCTCAACGAAGAACTGCGCCAGGAGATAGGCGAACGCCGGCGCATCGAAGCCGAGCTGCGCGAGGCGCGCGACGCCGCACAGCAGGCCAACCGCAGCAAGGATCGCTACCTGGCGGCGGCCAGCCACGACCTGCTGCAGCCGATGAACGCCGCGCGCCTGCTGGTGGCCACCCTGCTCGAGCGACGCCTGGAGACGGAAGTGAGTGAGCTGGCCCAGCGCATTCACCTTTCGCTGGAGGGGGCCGAGGAGTTGTTGACCGACCTGCTGGACATCGCCCGTCTCGACCAGGACCGGGTCGAGCCTCAACTGGAGCCCTTCGCCCTGCGCGACCTGACCGACTCGCTGGCGGCGGAGTTCTCCTCGCTGGCCGCCGGCCAGGGCCTGGGATTTCACCACTGCGTGGCCGATGCCTGGATCGTCAGCGACTACCGGCTGCTGGCCAGGGTGCTGCGCAATCTTCTCTCCAATGCCTGTCGCTATACGCGAAAGGGTGGGGTGCTGCTGGGCGCGCGTCGCCGTGGCGAGGCGCTGTGGATCGAGGTGTGGGACAGCGGCGTAGGCATCCCCGTGGATCAGCTCGGGGCCATCTTTCAAGAATTCCACCAGGTCGGTGTGCGGCATGCCCGCGATCGCAAAGGAGTGGGGCTGGGCCTGGCCATCGTCGAGCGCATCGTCTCGCGACTCGGCCACGAAGTGACGGTACGCTCCTGGCCCGGACGGGGCTCCTGCTTCGCGGTGCGGGTGCCGCTGGGGGCGGCGGGCTGCCGGCAGCGCCTGACGGCGCCGTCTCCGGCACCTGAGACAGGCCTGAGCGGCTATCGGGTGCTGGTGATCGATAACGAGCCCAGCATCCTGACCAGCATGGAGGGATTGCTGGGCGGCTGGGGCATGGCGTGTTCGCTGGCGCTGGACGCCGAGGAGGCGCTCGCCGTGTCGCCGCAGCCGCCGGACCTCCTGCTGGTGGACCTGCACCTGGACGACGGGCTGACCGGCGACGAACTGGTGTTCCGGCTGCGCGAGCACTGGGGTTGCCCGCAGCTGCCGGCGGTCATCATCACCGCCGAGCGCAGCGACGCCTGGATGCAGCACCTGCGGGCGGCGAGTCTGCCGTACCTGAACAAGCCGCTGCGCCCGGGCAAGCTGCGGGCCGTGCTCAGTCAACTTCTCTCTCACTCGGACCAGGAATGA
- a CDS encoding DUF2189 domain-containing protein: MNAATRSAGQPSTPNVKIIINPIGMDRPKAWLVAGFEDFRQATAVSLAYGMFWVGLSIAITAGAIVLDLWHWLLPLVAGFMFLGPLVAVGSYGISRALEDGRVPHLGDAFGSWRPHAGQLAMMGVMMMIFFLAWIRLATLLFALFFGFEAPGATELYASLLTTPDGLGLIAVGTAVGAVLAFGAFSISVVAIPTLMDQDLTFMEGIEASVRTVARNFRPMLLWAVILTACVLVGVLTFYIGLALILPVLGHASWHAYEDLVRCEKQSVDS; this comes from the coding sequence ATGAATGCAGCCACAAGAAGTGCCGGACAGCCCTCCACTCCCAACGTCAAGATCATCATCAACCCGATCGGCATGGACAGACCCAAGGCCTGGCTGGTGGCCGGCTTCGAGGACTTCCGGCAAGCCACGGCGGTCAGTCTCGCCTACGGCATGTTCTGGGTCGGTTTGAGCATTGCCATCACGGCAGGCGCCATCGTGCTCGACCTGTGGCACTGGCTGCTGCCACTGGTGGCGGGCTTCATGTTCCTGGGTCCGCTGGTAGCGGTTGGTTCCTACGGCATCAGTCGTGCTCTCGAGGACGGGCGTGTACCGCATCTGGGCGATGCCTTCGGTTCCTGGCGCCCGCATGCAGGGCAACTGGCGATGATGGGCGTGATGATGATGATCTTCTTTCTCGCCTGGATTCGACTGGCCACGCTACTGTTCGCCCTCTTCTTCGGTTTCGAGGCGCCCGGGGCGACGGAACTCTACGCTTCGCTGCTGACCACGCCGGATGGGCTCGGCCTGATAGCGGTGGGTACCGCAGTGGGCGCCGTACTGGCATTCGGCGCCTTTTCCATCAGCGTGGTGGCCATCCCGACCCTGATGGACCAGGACCTGACCTTCATGGAGGGCATCGAGGCCAGTGTGCGTACCGTGGCGCGCAATTTCCGCCCCATGTTGCTGTGGGCCGTCATACTGACCGCTTGCGTCCTGGTGGGTGTGTTGACCTTCTATATCGGCCTGGCATTGATCCTGCCGGTGCTGGGGCATGCCAGCTGGCACGCCTATGAGGATCTGGTGCGCTGTGAGAAGCAGAGCGTGGATTCGTGA
- the pqqC gene encoding pyrroloquinoline-quinone synthase PqqC, giving the protein MSAALSPIAGSSTAALTPEAFRQALLAKGDYYHIHHPYQVDMAEGRATPEQIRGWVANRFYYQVMIPQKDAALLANCPDAAVRRRWIQRLLDHDGHADDVGGIEAWLALGEAVGLAREELLSQRHVLPGVRFAVDAYVNFVRRASWQEAAISSLTELFAPLAHQSRLDTWPGHYPWIDGAGYGYFRKRLKEARRDVEHGLEVALAVCTTMETQQRALEILQFKLDVLWSMLDAMTLAYQLGRPPYHSVTDQAVFHRGLA; this is encoded by the coding sequence ATGAGCGCCGCACTCTCTCCCATCGCAGGCTCTTCCACTGCTGCCCTTACACCCGAGGCCTTTCGCCAGGCCCTGCTGGCCAAGGGCGACTATTACCATATCCATCACCCCTACCAGGTCGACATGGCCGAGGGGCGCGCCACGCCCGAGCAGATCCGTGGCTGGGTGGCCAACCGCTTCTATTACCAGGTGATGATTCCGCAGAAGGATGCGGCGCTGCTGGCCAACTGCCCCGATGCCGCCGTACGCCGCCGCTGGATCCAGCGATTGCTTGACCACGACGGCCATGCCGACGATGTCGGCGGCATCGAAGCATGGCTGGCGCTGGGAGAGGCGGTTGGGCTGGCCCGGGAGGAACTGCTGTCCCAGCGGCACGTGCTGCCGGGTGTGCGCTTCGCCGTGGATGCCTACGTCAACTTTGTGCGTCGGGCCAGCTGGCAGGAGGCGGCGATCTCTTCGCTGACCGAGCTGTTCGCGCCGCTGGCGCACCAGAGCCGCCTCGATACCTGGCCGGGTCACTACCCCTGGATCGACGGGGCCGGCTACGGCTACTTCCGCAAGCGCCTGAAGGAGGCGCGCCGCGACGTCGAACATGGCCTGGAAGTGGCGCTTGCGGTCTGCACGACCATGGAGACCCAGCAGCGTGCGCTGGAGATCCTGCAGTTCAAGCTCGACGTGCTGTGGAGCATGCTGGACGCCATGACCCTGGCCTACCAACTGGGGCGCCCGCCCTATCACAGCGTGACCGACCAGGCAGTGTTTCACCGGGGGCTGGCATGA